CGCGTCCCCCACGCGGAGGCCCTTCAGGCCGGCGGCGTCGATGAGGCGTCCGGCGCTGTCGCCCGGCGGATTCGTGAAGGCGCAGCCGGCGCTCTTGGCTTTGGGTTGCCCGGCGCGGGCGGCGTCGACCGGCGCGAGGGCGGCCGCCACCCGCTCGGGCGTGGACGGCGTCAGGCGGAGGCGCGCGCGGAGCAGCACCGCGCCGCGCGGGAGGTGGGCGGTGCGGTAGCCGAACCGCAGCGCGTCGGCGGGGAGGCGCACGACCTCCCCGTCGATCATGGCGTCCACCTCCACCAGGACGTCGGCGATCTCCCCGAAGCGGGTGCCGGCGTTCATTGCGATCGCGCCCCCCACCATCGCCGGGATCCCGAGGAGGCCCTCGAGGCCGGACAGGCCCGCCTCCTTCGCGCGCCGCACGAGGCCGGGGAGGGGCGTCGCGGCCCCCACCCAGACGTCGGCGGCGTCCCCGAACGTCCGGCCGTCGTCGAAGCCGCGCCCGAGCCGCACGACGCGGCCGTCGACCCCGCCGTCGGCGACGAGGAGGTTGGAGCCCGCCCCGAGCACGCGGAACGGTTCCGTCGTCGCGTCCCGCACGCCGGCGTCGTCGTCGACGTGCCAGATCTCGGCGGGCCCGCCGACGCGGAGCGTCGTGAAGTCCGCGAGGGGGCGGACCTCGACCCGCACCGCCGGGTTCGGCGTCACGCCGCCCCCTCCTCGGCGAGGGCGGCCGCGACCCGCCAGACGTCGCCCGCGCCGAGCGTGAGGACCAGGTCACCGTCCGCCAGGTCGTGGCGGAGGTAGGCGACCGCGTCGGGCAGGTCGGCGCCCCGGGCGGGCGTCCCGGCGTCGCGGATGCGCGCGACGATCGCGTCGCGCGTCACGCCGGGGATCGTCGCTTCACCGGCGCCGTAGACGTCGAGGACGACGACCTCGTCGGCGGCGGCGGCGGCGTCGGCCAACGCCGGCCAGTGCCGCGCGGTCCGCACCCACCGGTGGGGCTGCAGGACCGCGCGGACGCGGCGCCCCGTGGCGCGCGCCGCCTGCAGCGTCGCGGCGACCTCGGTCGGGTGGTGCGCGTAGTCGTCGACGATGCGCGCACCGCGCACGTCGCCCCACCGCTGCCAGCGTCGGCCGACGCCGCGGAACGCCGCCAACGCCGCGGCGCCCACCTCGAGGGGGACGCCGGTGCGGTGGGCGGCGGCGAGGGCGGCGGCGGCGTTGAGGGCGTTGAAGCGTCCGGGGACGTGCAGCGCGACGTCGGTGGTCGCGTCGGGCCCGCGGAGGACGAAGCCGGCGGTCTCGCCGTCGAGGGCGAGGTCCGTGACGCGGTAGTCGGCGTCCGCCGCTTCGCCGTAGCGCACCGCGTCGGGGTGGCCGGCGACGACCGCGTCGAGGCCCGGCCAGTCGGCGCACCAGACCAGCGTCCGCGCCCCCCGCGCGAACCGGCGGGTGGCGGCCTCGAGGTCGGCGTAGGCGGCGTGGTATGTGCGTCGCTCGCCGTGGTCGCCGGCGACGTGGTCGTCCTCGAGGTTCGTGACGACCGCGACGGTGGCGCGCAGGTCGGCGAAGCCGGGGTCGGACTCGTCGACCTCGGCGACGAGGTGCGGGCCGTGCCCGTAGCGCATGACGCCGCCCAGCGCCGGCAGCGTCGCGCCCAGCTGGACGCTGGGGTCGCGCCCCGCATGCAGCAGGATCGTCGCCAGCATGCCGCTCGTCGTGCTCTTGCCGTGCGTCCCCGTCACCCCGAGTGCCGCGTGGGCGTCGAACAGGTCGGCGAGGACGTCCATGCGGCGCAGGATCGGGAGGCCGCGCGCCTCCGCGGCGCGCCGTTCGGGGGCGTCCGCCGCGACGGCGGCGCTCACCACCAGCGCGTCGACCGCACCGCGCGTCGCGTCCCCGTCGAGGTGGGCCGGGTCGTGCCCGGCGACCGCCGCGATGCCGTCGGCGCGCAGCGCCGTGAGCGCCTCGCCGTCCGCGAGGTCGCAGCCGGAGACGCGGTCGCCGGCGGCGTGGTGGTGGCGGGCGAGGCCGCCCATGCTGACGCCGCCGATCCCCATGAAGTGCAGGTGGCGGCTCACGGGGTGCGGGGGCGGGCGAGGGGGCGGGGGGCCGGCATGACGGGCCGCATGCTACCCCGCGTCCCGGGCGGTGTCCGCGTCGCGTGGGGGGCGCGCGAGCGAACCGGCGAGGGCGTGCAGGGCGCGCGCCGCCCCGGCGGGGCTGCGCGCCGCCTGCCGGGCGGCGGCGGAGGCGCGCGCGTCGGCGTCCAGCAGGTGCGTCCAGGCGGCGCGCAGCGCCCCGTCGTCGGTCTCCTCGACGGCGGCGCCCGCCCCGGCGTCGGCGACGGCGCGCGCGTTCGCGCGTTGGTGGTCGTCCGCGGCGGTGGGGAGGGGCACGGCGAGGACCGGGACGCCGTGGAACGCGGCTTCGGACAGCGTGGAGACGCCGGCGCGGGTGATCGCCAGGTCGGCGGCGGCCCACGCGTCGGGCGCGTCGACGAAGCCGGTGACGTGGTACCCGCCGAGGTCCGCCGTCGCGGCGCGGACGTCCGCCTCCCAACGGGGGCCGGTCGCGTGCAGCACGGTCCCCCGGTCGCTCGCGTCGAGGGTGCGCGCGACGCGGGGGACGAGGGCGTTCAGCGCGGCGCTGCCCTGCGACCCCCCCATCACGAGCGTCACGACGCCGCCCTGGGGGAGGCCGAGGCGGGCGCGGGCGTCGCCGCGGTCGGGGCGGACCTCGCGGACGGGGAAGCCGGACGGCACGACGTGCGCGGCGGGGGGGAGGTGCGCGGCGGCTTCGGGATGGACGGCGGCGACGGCGGCGGCGGGGCGCGCGAACCAGCGCGTGACCCGCCCGGGCACGGCGTTGCCCTCGTGCAGCACCAGCGGCGTGCCGGTCAGGGTCGCGGCGACGCAGCCGGGGAACGACGCGAACCCCCCGAACCCGACGACGACGTCGGGCCGGAAGGCGCGGACGGCGCGGACCGCGCCGGCGAGGCCGGCGACCGCCCGGATCGCTTCGCGGGGGTCGGGGCGCCCGCGATCCCACTTCCCGGCCGCCACGCCGTCGAAGGGGACGCCGGCCTCCGCCGCGAGGCGCGCCTCGAGGCCGCCCGCGCGACCGAGGAGGCGGACGGCGTCGCCGGCCTCGCGCGCGACGCCGGCGAGGGCGAGGGCGGGGAAGACGTGCCCGCCGGTGCCCCCCGCCGCCAGCAGCAGGTTCACGTCGGTACCCCGTCCGCGTCGGGCGTGGCCGACGCAGGAATGGCGCCGGCGCGGACCGCTTCGCGGTGGGCGGCGTGCAGGAACCCGAACGCGATCGCGACCGACACGAGGCTGTTCAGGCCGTAACTGACGAAGGGGAGGGGGATGCCGGTGACCGGCAGCAGGCCGGAGGCGACCAGCAGGTTGAGCGCCGCCTGGCCCGTCACGTACGCCGTCGCGCCGGCCGCCAACAGCGCCCCGGGGCCGGCCTGCGCGGCGGCGATGCGGAGGCCGCGGGAGGCGACCAAGAGGTACGTCGCGATCAACGTCGCCATCCCCAGCAGCCCGAGGGTACGCCCGAGGGCGACGGCGACCATGTCGGTCTCCGCCTCCGGCACGCGCACCGGGAGGCCCGGCCCGACCCCGATCCACCCGCCCGCCTGCAACGCTTCGCGCGCTCGGTACGCCTGGTAGCTGGTGCTGCGGGTCGCCTCCTGCGCCCCCCAGAGGTCCTGGAAGCCGGCGATGCGTTCGGCCAGATACGAGAACTGCGACAGGTACGGCCCGCCGATCACGACCGCGACGAGCGCTGCGGCGACGGTGATCGACAGGAGGCGCGTGAGGGTCGTGCCGGCGGCCAGCATCACGGCGAACGCGAGGGCGAACAGGAACGCCGCGGTGGAGATGTCCGGTTGCGCGACGA
The sequence above is drawn from the Trueperaceae bacterium genome and encodes:
- the murC gene encoding UDP-N-acetylmuramate--L-alanine ligase codes for the protein MSRHLHFMGIGGVSMGGLARHHHAAGDRVSGCDLADGEALTALRADGIAAVAGHDPAHLDGDATRGAVDALVVSAAVAADAPERRAAEARGLPILRRMDVLADLFDAHAALGVTGTHGKSTTSGMLATILLHAGRDPSVQLGATLPALGGVMRYGHGPHLVAEVDESDPGFADLRATVAVVTNLEDDHVAGDHGERRTYHAAYADLEAATRRFARGARTLVWCADWPGLDAVVAGHPDAVRYGEAADADYRVTDLALDGETAGFVLRGPDATTDVALHVPGRFNALNAAAALAAAHRTGVPLEVGAAALAAFRGVGRRWQRWGDVRGARIVDDYAHHPTEVAATLQAARATGRRVRAVLQPHRWVRTARHWPALADAAAAADEVVVLDVYGAGEATIPGVTRDAIVARIRDAGTPARGADLPDAVAYLRHDLADGDLVLTLGAGDVWRVAAALAEEGAA
- a CDS encoding UDP-N-acetylglucosamine--N-acetylmuramyl-(pentapeptide) pyrophosphoryl-undecaprenol N-acetylglucosamine transferase, which codes for MNLLLAAGGTGGHVFPALALAGVAREAGDAVRLLGRAGGLEARLAAEAGVPFDGVAAGKWDRGRPDPREAIRAVAGLAGAVRAVRAFRPDVVVGFGGFASFPGCVAATLTGTPLVLHEGNAVPGRVTRWFARPAAAVAAVHPEAAAHLPPAAHVVPSGFPVREVRPDRGDARARLGLPQGGVVTLVMGGSQGSAALNALVPRVARTLDASDRGTVLHATGPRWEADVRAATADLGGYHVTGFVDAPDAWAAADLAITRAGVSTLSEAAFHGVPVLAVPLPTAADDHQRANARAVADAGAGAAVEETDDGALRAAWTHLLDADARASAAARQAARSPAGAARALHALAGSLARPPRDADTARDAG
- a CDS encoding FtsW/RodA/SpoVE family cell cycle protein, translating into MDRLLLTAQVALGALGILGVAAAAPDLAGEHALRVGAALALTVAVARLPVARVVRASPWLYGGTLLLLVAVLLVGVAPAGSDARRWLLVGGVSVQPSELMKVAVIAYLAAFFWNHLGDWQIWRPMLVVGLAAGAIVAQPDISTAAFLFALAFAVMLAAGTTLTRLLSITVAAALVAVVIGGPYLSQFSYLAERIAGFQDLWGAQEATRSTSYQAYRAREALQAGGWIGVGPGLPVRVPEAETDMVAVALGRTLGLLGMATLIATYLLVASRGLRIAAAQAGPGALLAAGATAYVTGQAALNLLVASGLLPVTGIPLPFVSYGLNSLVSVAIAFGFLHAAHREAVRAGAIPASATPDADGVPT
- a CDS encoding UDP-N-acetylmuramate dehydrogenase; the protein is MTPNPAVRVEVRPLADFTTLRVGGPAEIWHVDDDAGVRDATTEPFRVLGAGSNLLVADGGVDGRVVRLGRGFDDGRTFGDAADVWVGAATPLPGLVRRAKEAGLSGLEGLLGIPAMVGGAIAMNAGTRFGEIADVLVEVDAMIDGEVVRLPADALRFGYRTAHLPRGAVLLRARLRLTPSTPERVAAALAPVDAARAGQPKAKSAGCAFTNPPGDSAGRLIDAAGLKGLRVGDAMVSPDHANFVVNLGHATAADVDALLEEVRRRVPVPLEVEWRRWSR